One stretch of Chroococcidiopsis sp. CCMEE 29 DNA includes these proteins:
- a CDS encoding ParB/RepB/Spo0J family partition protein, protein MVKRNRIDVDAFFAEVDQTQEVYNLRERIETLEEKLDQTVSREQELVAEIEQLRLHPMNQQESQQLQHQLNTLREHLKESQGSVQYPVSKISQNQNQPRKTFTEEVESMVLSLQTEGQLDPIILFEDGMLFDGECRWRAAQVLGWETLEAVFTFKPEDAKTLRRKAYLTSLHRRGLNALDKAETLVAIACDEISGLPPEEVPRIVNRVLTRLKRKQRTLGDRLHLQPREQQQIVLAQLELEPVEAQVIAVFLGLQEHPVSLNRNIFPALNLTPDLKSAVREKALGCAQALILNRLSAKELGILDKQILKLREQGVQKVLNENLSTAATQQWVAQQKADYLKSPTSNVRDKQVERLLTIVQEVDLSNVSLPEQRQELKQALETLLKQLQ, encoded by the coding sequence GTGGTAAAGCGAAATCGAATCGACGTTGATGCTTTTTTCGCCGAGGTTGATCAGACACAGGAAGTCTACAATCTACGTGAGCGGATCGAGACGCTTGAAGAAAAACTGGATCAGACGGTTAGCCGTGAGCAAGAACTGGTTGCCGAAATTGAGCAATTGCGATTGCACCCCATGAACCAGCAGGAAAGCCAGCAGTTGCAACATCAGCTCAATACACTGCGAGAGCATCTTAAGGAGAGCCAAGGAAGCGTTCAGTATCCAGTTAGTAAAATCAGTCAAAACCAAAATCAACCACGTAAAACCTTCACCGAAGAGGTGGAATCAATGGTGCTTTCACTTCAGACAGAAGGACAGCTCGATCCTATAATCCTGTTTGAGGATGGAATGCTGTTTGATGGTGAATGCCGTTGGCGGGCAGCGCAGGTTTTGGGATGGGAAACTTTAGAAGCCGTTTTTACCTTCAAGCCAGAAGACGCAAAGACTTTGCGACGCAAAGCTTATCTCACAAGTCTTCATCGTCGTGGACTGAATGCACTTGATAAAGCAGAGACATTAGTGGCGATCGCTTGTGATGAAATTTCAGGGCTGCCTCCTGAAGAAGTTCCCCGAATTGTTAATCGAGTTTTGACCCGCCTGAAGCGTAAGCAACGGACTTTAGGAGATAGATTGCACTTGCAACCGCGGGAGCAACAGCAGATAGTTCTGGCTCAACTTGAACTAGAGCCAGTGGAAGCACAAGTCATTGCCGTATTCTTGGGACTGCAAGAACATCCTGTTTCGCTCAATCGCAACATTTTTCCAGCTCTCAATTTAACTCCTGATTTGAAAAGTGCCGTTCGGGAAAAAGCTCTAGGCTGTGCTCAAGCGCTCATTCTCAATCGCCTTTCAGCAAAAGAACTAGGGATTTTAGACAAACAAATATTAAAGCTCCGTGAGCAGGGAGTTCAAAAGGTTTTGAATGAAAATCTCTCTACTGCTGCTACTCAGCAATGGGTAGCACAGCAAAAGGCAGATTACTTAAAATCACCTACATCAAACGTTCGAGATAAGCAGGTTGAACGTCTCTTGACAATTGTTCAAGAAGTTGATCTTAGCAATGTCTCTTTACCAGAACAACGCCAGGAGTTAAAGCAAGCACTTGAGACACTACTCAAGCAGCTACAGTGA
- a CDS encoding ABC transporter ATP-binding protein, giving the protein MLNTYRRMMDVAGAYKPQLQFTLLLSVIASVIQGIIFALFFPLLSALMNQPIEAQRVWTLLVLFGFLVIIEGLIRWKEQDFAWMTSTDVSHETRLRLGKQLRRMPLQELNRRSSGDLNVVMSGNVSEIVLWIGSLATLVIQTLVVPLIAVLVTLFIDWRLALALLVTFPLAVPVYRQMRTLVKGILRDVSDADVDTASRVVEYAQGLPVLRATKQVGAQSQRLQAALERQREVQSQGQRLVNLPLITMATLVEVGIIAVIGLGTIFILQGSLSIPALFALIVIAMRFTEPLAQLTGLASVFDLMEIGLERIEAVMNISPLAVQTPPAQLTHFDITFDHVSFRYADQTEWALRDVSFHAPERSLTALVGPSGSGKTTITRLISRFADVQEGSIRIGGVDVRQVEPTELMRSISVVFQDVYLFDDTILNNIRMAKPGATDIEVESAARAANCHEFITRLPNGYETRVGEIGGALSGGERQRISIARAILKDAPIVLLDEPTSALDTESEVAVQSAIDQLVANKTVVVIAHRLSTVVGADLILVLEDGHIVEQGTHAQLLTQQGRYTVMWKAQQQSQGWRIAA; this is encoded by the coding sequence ATGCTTAATACCTATCGTCGCATGATGGACGTTGCTGGAGCTTACAAACCGCAACTCCAATTCACCCTCCTCCTATCCGTTATCGCCTCCGTCATTCAAGGAATTATCTTTGCCCTCTTCTTTCCGCTGCTATCGGCATTAATGAATCAACCCATTGAGGCTCAACGAGTTTGGACGCTACTCGTCCTGTTTGGATTTCTCGTCATCATTGAAGGACTGATTCGCTGGAAAGAACAGGACTTTGCCTGGATGACATCCACCGATGTGTCTCATGAAACACGATTGCGGTTGGGGAAACAACTGCGACGAATGCCTTTGCAAGAACTAAATCGCCGCAGTTCTGGCGATCTGAATGTGGTCATGAGTGGCAATGTCAGTGAGATTGTGTTGTGGATTGGGAGTCTGGCGACGCTGGTGATTCAAACGCTGGTCGTTCCACTGATCGCAGTGCTTGTGACGCTGTTCATTGATTGGCGGTTGGCACTGGCATTGCTGGTGACTTTTCCACTCGCCGTGCCTGTCTACCGACAAATGCGAACTCTGGTCAAAGGCATTCTACGAGACGTATCGGATGCCGATGTAGATACTGCCTCTCGCGTGGTGGAATATGCCCAAGGACTACCCGTCCTGCGAGCAACGAAGCAGGTAGGAGCACAATCTCAGCGTCTGCAAGCCGCCCTTGAACGTCAGCGAGAGGTTCAGTCTCAGGGACAGCGGCTCGTTAATCTGCCCTTGATTACAATGGCAACGCTAGTTGAGGTTGGAATCATTGCTGTCATTGGCTTAGGAACCATATTTATTCTGCAAGGCAGCCTTTCAATTCCGGCATTATTTGCACTGATTGTGATTGCCATGCGGTTTACTGAGCCACTCGCCCAACTTACAGGACTCGCTAGCGTCTTCGATTTAATGGAAATTGGTCTAGAGCGCATCGAAGCCGTGATGAATATTTCTCCGCTTGCGGTGCAAACACCTCCGGCTCAACTCACACACTTTGACATCACCTTTGATCATGTGTCCTTTCGTTATGCCGATCAAACTGAATGGGCATTGCGAGATGTGTCCTTTCATGCACCAGAGCGATCACTTACCGCACTTGTTGGACCTTCTGGCAGTGGTAAAACCACAATCACTCGGTTAATCAGCCGTTTTGCAGATGTTCAAGAAGGCTCAATTCGTATTGGCGGTGTCGATGTGCGACAGGTCGAACCTACGGAGTTGATGCGATCTATCTCGGTGGTTTTTCAGGATGTGTATTTGTTTGATGACACCATCCTCAACAACATCCGCATGGCAAAGCCTGGCGCAACCGATATAGAGGTGGAATCCGCGGCTCGTGCTGCCAACTGCCATGAGTTCATTACTCGCCTACCCAATGGCTATGAAACTCGCGTTGGTGAAATTGGAGGTGCTTTATCGGGCGGTGAGCGTCAGCGGATTTCAATCGCTCGTGCCATTCTTAAAGATGCGCCTATTGTGCTGTTGGATGAACCCACATCCGCACTGGATACCGAAAGTGAGGTGGCAGTGCAAAGTGCAATTGATCAACTCGTTGCCAATAAAACAGTTGTGGTGATTGCCCATCGTTTGTCTACTGTTGTCGGAGCGGATTTAATTTTGGTCTTAGAAGACGGACACATTGTAGAGCAAGGAACTCATGCACAGTTGCTGACACAGCAGGGGCGATACACCGTGATGTGGAAAGCACAGCAGCAATCTCAGGGATGGCGAATTGCAGCCTAA
- a CDS encoding ABC transporter ATP-binding protein: MTHQAFSKPPAGIWDVMAPVKGRIAGVIALSAFSAITSLGSLLAVPPIAAELLSEFHPSIIWCWLAVAVGMVAIAFTTRILAFHVSHMAAFKLEVILRTALTEHLAQVPLGYVIATGSGAIKKLVLDDVKSLHAFVADSTPLIGQVYTIPVLSLIAMFLADWRLALVTLAVLPVGMIFIRLALRDYAQQRDAYDRANEQINSVIIEFVQGMQVVRTFDDGSSSFARFGRSLDTFTQKLREWNAKKQLPGRLGTLLFEPLPTLIVVSAVGAWFMMQGTLTFPRLLVFLLLAPRVCGAFKPIFTLSYFINQANAGALRIGAVLAEPALPQPKQPQQPQDALIALRNVTFSYGDGRPALQDVSLNIPAGTVTALVGPSGAGKTTLARLIPRFWDVDKGVIEIGGVDVREMTSDTLMSWVSFVFQDTFLLHDTIRNNIKLGRPNATDEEVEAAARAAQAHEFILTLPNGYDTIAGERGTRLSGGQRQRITIARAILQDNPIVVLDEATAFTDPENEALIQGAIASLTKDKTLIVVAHQLATIMSADQIAVLDRGRLVELGKHDELVAANGLYARLWSRHQQAQNWELKVRSKELVR, encoded by the coding sequence ATGACTCATCAAGCCTTTTCCAAACCTCCTGCCGGAATCTGGGATGTGATGGCTCCCGTCAAAGGTCGAATTGCAGGTGTGATTGCCCTTTCTGCCTTCAGTGCCATCACCAGTCTTGGTTCACTACTGGCAGTTCCGCCAATCGCAGCAGAACTGTTGTCTGAGTTTCATCCTTCTATCATTTGGTGCTGGCTTGCAGTGGCAGTGGGGATGGTGGCGATCGCCTTCACCACAAGGATTCTCGCTTTTCACGTCTCTCACATGGCAGCGTTCAAGCTCGAAGTGATTTTGCGAACGGCACTGACTGAGCATTTGGCACAGGTTCCGCTCGGCTATGTGATCGCGACAGGATCGGGGGCAATTAAGAAACTGGTGCTGGATGATGTTAAATCGCTTCATGCATTTGTGGCAGACAGTACACCCCTAATTGGTCAGGTCTATACAATTCCGGTGCTGTCATTGATTGCCATGTTTTTAGCGGACTGGCGATTGGCATTGGTTACGTTAGCCGTGCTTCCAGTCGGCATGATTTTCATTCGGCTGGCGTTACGGGATTATGCACAACAGCGGGATGCCTATGATCGCGCCAATGAGCAAATCAACAGTGTGATCATTGAGTTTGTTCAGGGGATGCAAGTCGTTCGCACCTTTGACGATGGCAGCAGTTCCTTTGCCCGATTTGGGCGATCGCTTGATACCTTTACTCAAAAGTTGCGGGAATGGAATGCAAAAAAGCAGCTTCCAGGACGATTGGGCACATTACTGTTTGAACCATTGCCGACATTGATTGTGGTATCAGCTGTGGGGGCGTGGTTTATGATGCAAGGAACCCTAACATTCCCGCGATTGTTGGTGTTTCTCTTGCTTGCCCCCCGGGTATGTGGCGCATTCAAGCCCATCTTCACGCTCTCCTATTTCATCAATCAAGCCAATGCCGGAGCATTGCGAATTGGAGCAGTACTGGCAGAACCCGCATTACCTCAGCCTAAGCAACCTCAACAACCTCAAGATGCATTGATCGCACTACGAAATGTCACCTTCTCCTATGGTGATGGTCGCCCTGCTCTGCAAGATGTGTCACTCAACATACCTGCGGGAACTGTCACCGCATTGGTGGGTCCATCTGGCGCAGGCAAAACCACATTGGCGCGGCTGATTCCTCGATTTTGGGATGTGGATAAGGGGGTGATCGAGATTGGCGGTGTAGATGTACGCGAAATGACCTCTGACACTCTTATGTCCTGGGTTTCGTTCGTGTTTCAAGACACCTTCTTATTGCACGACACCATCCGCAACAACATTAAACTAGGCAGACCCAACGCCACTGATGAAGAAGTGGAAGCCGCTGCACGAGCGGCACAAGCTCATGAGTTTATTCTCACGCTGCCAAATGGATATGACACCATTGCTGGAGAACGAGGCACTCGACTTTCCGGTGGACAACGACAGCGGATCACCATAGCCCGTGCGATTCTGCAAGACAATCCCATTGTGGTGTTAGACGAAGCGACTGCCTTTACTGACCCCGAAAATGAAGCCTTGATTCAAGGAGCAATCGCCTCTCTCACCAAAGATAAAACACTGATCGTGGTTGCCCATCAGCTTGCAACCATCATGAGTGCCGATCAAATTGCCGTACTGGATCGAGGACGATTAGTAGAACTTGGCAAACATGATGAATTAGTCGCTGCTAACGGACTGTATGCACGACTTTGGTCGCGTCACCAACAAGCACAAAATTGGGAACTGAAAGTGCGGTCGAAAGAATTAGTCAGGTAA
- a CDS encoding class I SAM-dependent methyltransferase, with translation MTIHQRESTEQLTGVAETLIITLYARFVETQRTDSLFQDSKAVEIVDRTNYNFDKYAKGWASQLGVVIRVQEYDHIVKNFLEAHPNAVVVNLGCGLCTRFTRVDNGSVRWYEIDFPEVIELRRKFFEENKRYQFIAKSILDFSWINQIQRSPNQPLLILMEGVSPFLSEAEN, from the coding sequence ATGACCATTCATCAACGCGAATCAACTGAACAATTGACTGGGGTTGCTGAAACCCTGATAATTACGCTTTATGCTCGTTTTGTTGAAACCCAGCGAACCGATAGCCTTTTCCAAGATTCTAAAGCGGTAGAAATTGTAGATAGAACGAATTATAACTTTGACAAATATGCGAAAGGTTGGGCATCGCAGCTTGGAGTTGTCATTCGGGTTCAGGAATACGATCACATCGTTAAAAACTTCCTTGAAGCTCATCCTAATGCTGTTGTCGTTAATTTAGGCTGTGGATTGTGTACAAGATTTACGAGAGTAGATAACGGCAGCGTTCGCTGGTATGAAATAGACTTTCCTGAAGTCATTGAGTTGCGGCGTAAGTTTTTTGAAGAAAATAAGCGCTATCAATTTATTGCAAAATCTATTTTAGATTTCTCCTGGATTAATCAGATTCAGCGATCGCCCAATCAACCACTCCTGATTCTAATGGAAGGTGTTTCTCCATTCTTAAGCGAGGCAGAAAATTAA
- a CDS encoding class I SAM-dependent methyltransferase gives MADARVTDFFDPDSGSVLGRVELKGIARVTCILYSGEGLMHNQLKTELTGVPRTALMTTRARVEEHQRPDAIFRDPKVLEWWQSLTWDKALDIFYTPMAQLTWAVRANLFDQITQQHLTRHENAVVIELGAGLSTRYHRIGQGCYRWIDLDLPDITTLRRQFDTETEQHRFLDRSALDFGWMDEIPDCPLEKLLIIAEGLLMYFEVTQIQALIHQLRQKFPGATLVFDAFGSSPRSKGAKQLARLGAPLRWFIKNEWNVAAMGLNVVQVRSLTQENCRYPHRIGIYRWIPWVSKLPPIRNAALVLETTLKPLQNEDK, from the coding sequence TTGGCTGACGCAAGAGTTACAGACTTTTTTGACCCAGACAGCGGCAGCGTTTTGGGACGGGTGGAACTGAAAGGCATAGCTAGAGTAACTTGCATCCTTTATTCAGGAGAGGGATTAATGCATAATCAACTAAAGACTGAGCTGACAGGAGTTCCACGCACGGCGCTAATGACAACTCGTGCCCGTGTAGAAGAGCATCAGCGCCCTGATGCCATTTTTCGCGATCCAAAAGTGTTGGAATGGTGGCAATCGCTCACATGGGATAAGGCTCTCGACATCTTCTATACGCCAATGGCACAACTTACTTGGGCAGTACGAGCCAACCTATTTGACCAAATCACTCAACAACATCTAACTCGTCATGAAAATGCCGTCGTCATTGAATTAGGTGCAGGATTGTCCACTCGATATCACCGGATTGGACAAGGATGCTACCGGTGGATTGATCTAGATTTACCCGACATAACGACTCTGCGTCGTCAATTCGACACTGAAACTGAACAGCATCGTTTTCTTGATCGCTCAGCATTGGATTTCGGATGGATGGATGAAATCCCAGACTGCCCTCTCGAGAAACTTTTGATTATTGCTGAGGGACTCCTGATGTATTTTGAAGTTACTCAAATTCAGGCATTGATTCATCAACTCCGGCAGAAATTTCCAGGAGCAACGTTGGTGTTTGACGCCTTTGGCAGTTCACCGAGAAGTAAGGGCGCTAAACAACTAGCGCGGCTGGGAGCGCCGTTGAGATGGTTTATCAAAAATGAGTGGAATGTCGCGGCCATGGGGTTGAACGTCGTGCAGGTGCGATCGCTAACTCAGGAAAATTGCCGTTATCCCCATCGAATTGGGATTTATCGCTGGATTCCTTGGGTCAGTAAGTTACCCCCAATTCGGAATGCAGCGTTAGTTCTTGAAACAACTCTCAAACCGTTGCAGAATGAAGACAAATAA
- a CDS encoding IS1 family transposase, producing the protein MMAVWLPVQCPHCHSTEVVKNGKSPEGKQRYRCQNSDCPYRTFILNPSYLERTKQVKQQIVEMTLNGSGVRDIARVLHVSPTTVIQELKKLAHLTHVNQKLLQWLKPESVEVDIVPVEEPEEAGVEQSELDEMWSYGGKKSNLCHSRKKVWLIFQLLMYRSATVQIY; encoded by the coding sequence ATGATGGCTGTTTGGCTCCCAGTTCAATGCCCTCATTGTCACAGCACAGAGGTTGTTAAAAATGGTAAATCACCAGAGGGGAAGCAACGCTACCGTTGCCAAAACTCAGATTGCCCATATCGGACTTTCATCCTCAATCCAAGTTACCTAGAACGCACTAAACAAGTCAAGCAACAAATAGTGGAAATGACACTTAATGGCAGTGGAGTTAGAGACATTGCACGGGTGTTGCACGTCAGTCCCACAACAGTAATTCAGGAGTTAAAAAAACTCGCACACCTGACACATGTGAATCAGAAACTCTTGCAGTGGTTAAAACCTGAGAGCGTGGAGGTGGATATTGTACCAGTTGAAGAGCCTGAAGAAGCTGGTGTTGAACAGTCAGAACTGGACGAGATGTGGAGCTATGGGGGCAAAAAGAGCAATCTCTGCCACTCTAGAAAAAAAGTATGGCTAATCTTTCAATTACTTATGTACCGTAGTGCTACAGTACAAATCTACTGA
- a CDS encoding class I SAM-dependent methyltransferase gives MNQLTTQLTGVPRTMLMTTWARVEEHQRPDAMFRDPQAAKWWQSLAWDRELDSYYTWQARLAWVVRANQLDLVAKRHLDKYPDAVVVELGSGLSTRFYRVGQDCSCWIELDLPEVTELRRQLDTETAQHRFLSYSALDFSWMDEIPPQSPQSLLFIAEGLLMYFTASQVQQLIAQMRQRFPGGSLTFDVVGGMTKGKEAKKLAQLGAPLQWFIDCDRDVTNLGLTVLQVSPLLQLLQNYPERLGYWSWFGWLTKLPALRNASLILETQLQPL, from the coding sequence ATGAACCAGCTAACTACTCAACTCACAGGTGTTCCCCGCACCATGCTGATGACCACATGGGCAAGGGTAGAGGAACATCAGCGTCCCGATGCCATGTTTCGCGATCCCCAAGCCGCTAAATGGTGGCAATCTCTAGCATGGGATCGCGAACTAGATAGCTATTACACCTGGCAAGCGCGACTAGCTTGGGTAGTCAGGGCAAACCAGTTGGATTTGGTAGCCAAACGTCACCTTGACAAATACCCTGATGCGGTTGTGGTGGAATTGGGTTCTGGTTTATCAACTCGTTTTTACCGAGTTGGGCAAGATTGCAGCTGTTGGATCGAACTGGATTTACCAGAAGTGACCGAACTACGTCGTCAGTTAGATACCGAAACCGCCCAGCATCGTTTCCTCAGTTATTCGGCGCTAGATTTTAGCTGGATGGATGAAATTCCGCCGCAATCGCCTCAAAGCCTTTTATTCATTGCTGAAGGCTTGCTGATGTACTTCACCGCCTCTCAAGTGCAGCAATTAATTGCCCAGATGCGTCAACGTTTTCCAGGAGGAAGTTTAACATTTGATGTGGTGGGAGGGATGACCAAAGGTAAGGAAGCGAAAAAGTTAGCCCAACTGGGCGCCCCATTGCAATGGTTTATCGATTGTGATCGAGACGTGACAAATCTCGGACTGACGGTGTTGCAAGTCTCGCCTTTGTTGCAATTATTACAAAATTATCCAGAGCGTTTGGGCTACTGGAGTTGGTTTGGTTGGCTGACTAAATTACCTGCGCTTAGGAATGCCAGCTTAATCCTGGAAACTCAACTTCAGCCACTATAA
- a CDS encoding TonB-dependent receptor codes for MLREHFVKGLWVVGVGIPAAVLISYPAQAAMTQVTSVRVNPTTEGIEVILETVSGESPQVLNTSFGKTFVANIVNAQLRLPQSNSFRTENPTRGIAAVSVTPQGTNSIRVTVVGEADLPQVRMKSGDRGLIFSATPGKLSEPSPEAQTTPQTPAAEDRATPQTPPTAEQPAPEPTRPSPTQPEEMTAPESEELEIVVTAQKREENVQEIPISTTVIPQETLEDAQVNSFRDIAENTPNFSFFKGSNAFSFYSIRGLSNSNFLSRDSIGFYVDDIPFDYGFFLDQNLIDLERVEVLRGPQSTLYGRNSQAGVVNVVTRQPTNDPEVRYSASYGNYDNRDFQLSLSGPIVPDKLLFRIAGAHTARDGFTENTFLDQDIDDRSNVTGRAQLLWTPSEDWNISFNAIGSYNDDGAVAAVPLSQSNPFRTQQDFDGFHELSTNAQALKIAYEGAGARVTSITSRRFSNSNRQDDGDSTAINLLRVISSFNSTVWSQELRVQSPDEEAPLRWLIGGYYESRAFNVLRTGFGLSAAGATVLGLPAAGDNLVEAELDQTVYAGFGQLDYKPIEPLTLTAGLRYESSRTEMDRQRNFFVAGSSSAITSGIFNNVEQSGSELLPRFAAAYRFSPNLMAYGSISRGYKPGGLNYQADTADLLEFDEETGWNYELGLKSSWFDDLLTANLAVFYNPINNYQVLQSDFTGFLSRITNAQVDITGVELELKATPVEGLDLVAGFGYVRAFFSNYTNPFTGQSFDDNRVPYAPEYTYNLAVQYRSPGGLFGRVELQGFGTYFFDEANQLKQEPFALVNARIGYEGGNYGVYLFANNIFDKEYLTTAFEILQPVGTYGDRATYGIQVRANF; via the coding sequence GTGTTGAGAGAGCATTTTGTCAAAGGTTTATGGGTAGTGGGTGTAGGAATACCTGCCGCAGTATTAATTTCTTATCCGGCTCAAGCAGCCATGACGCAAGTTACTAGTGTGCGAGTCAACCCCACTACTGAGGGCATTGAGGTGATCTTGGAAACAGTAAGTGGTGAATCTCCCCAAGTTTTGAATACGAGTTTCGGCAAAACATTTGTTGCTAACATTGTCAACGCTCAGTTGCGTTTGCCCCAAAGCAATAGCTTCCGAACCGAGAATCCAACTAGGGGAATTGCGGCAGTAAGTGTCACGCCACAGGGGACAAACAGCATTCGAGTGACTGTTGTAGGTGAAGCAGATTTGCCTCAAGTACGGATGAAATCGGGCGATCGCGGTTTGATTTTTAGTGCCACGCCAGGAAAACTGTCAGAACCCTCACCAGAAGCTCAGACAACGCCTCAAACACCTGCGGCGGAAGACCGAGCTACACCCCAAACACCGCCTACAGCAGAACAGCCTGCTCCAGAACCTACACGACCATCTCCTACCCAACCAGAAGAGATGACGGCGCCTGAAAGTGAAGAACTGGAAATCGTAGTTACGGCACAGAAGCGAGAAGAAAACGTTCAAGAAATTCCCATCAGTACCACGGTAATTCCCCAAGAGACACTGGAGGATGCTCAAGTCAATTCCTTTCGGGATATAGCAGAAAATACACCCAATTTCTCTTTCTTTAAGGGAAGTAATGCATTTAGTTTTTACAGTATTCGGGGATTGAGCAACAGTAATTTCCTTTCTAGGGATTCGATAGGATTTTACGTAGACGACATTCCCTTCGATTACGGTTTCTTCTTAGATCAAAACCTGATCGATCTCGAACGAGTTGAAGTGCTGCGCGGTCCCCAGAGTACTCTTTACGGTAGGAACAGTCAAGCAGGAGTAGTTAACGTTGTTACTCGTCAACCGACAAACGACCCTGAAGTTAGATACAGTGCTAGCTACGGCAATTACGACAATCGCGATTTCCAACTTTCTCTCAGCGGTCCTATCGTTCCAGATAAATTATTGTTCCGCATTGCTGGCGCTCACACAGCGCGGGATGGTTTCACAGAGAATACCTTTTTAGACCAAGACATAGACGATCGCTCTAATGTAACAGGTCGGGCGCAATTACTCTGGACGCCTTCAGAAGATTGGAACATATCATTTAACGCTATTGGCAGTTACAACGATGATGGTGCAGTTGCCGCTGTGCCGCTATCTCAGTCGAATCCTTTTAGAACTCAGCAAGATTTTGACGGATTCCACGAACTCAGCACTAACGCCCAAGCGCTGAAAATTGCTTACGAAGGAGCGGGAGCGCGAGTGACTTCTATCACAAGCCGTCGTTTCTCCAACTCCAACCGGCAAGATGATGGCGATAGCACGGCAATAAACCTCTTACGGGTAATCAGTAGCTTCAATTCCACAGTCTGGAGTCAAGAGCTCCGAGTCCAGTCACCGGATGAGGAAGCACCCTTGCGTTGGCTAATTGGCGGTTATTATGAATCGCGGGCGTTCAACGTGCTCAGAACAGGGTTTGGGTTGAGTGCAGCGGGAGCAACAGTGTTAGGCTTACCAGCTGCGGGTGACAATTTAGTAGAGGCTGAATTAGACCAAACAGTCTATGCTGGATTCGGGCAGTTGGACTACAAGCCAATTGAGCCTTTGACTCTAACAGCAGGTTTGCGCTACGAGTCTTCTAGAACTGAAATGGATCGACAACGGAATTTTTTCGTGGCTGGAAGTTCTTCAGCGATCACTAGCGGGATCTTCAACAATGTGGAGCAAAGTGGCAGCGAATTGCTACCTCGCTTTGCCGCGGCATATCGTTTCAGTCCTAATTTAATGGCATATGGCAGTATTAGCAGAGGCTATAAGCCTGGCGGACTCAACTATCAAGCCGATACAGCAGATTTACTGGAGTTTGATGAAGAAACTGGTTGGAACTATGAGTTGGGACTGAAATCTTCCTGGTTTGACGATCTCCTGACAGCGAACTTAGCAGTATTTTATAACCCAATAAATAATTACCAAGTTCTACAATCAGACTTTACGGGTTTTCTGTCTCGGATTACTAATGCCCAGGTCGATATTACAGGAGTGGAATTGGAGTTGAAAGCTACTCCTGTGGAAGGACTGGATCTAGTTGCGGGATTTGGTTATGTCAGAGCTTTCTTTTCCAACTATACAAATCCCTTTACAGGACAAAGCTTTGATGATAATCGCGTCCCTTACGCACCGGAATACACTTATAACTTAGCCGTACAATACCGCAGTCCAGGCGGTCTTTTTGGCAGAGTTGAACTACAGGGATTTGGAACATACTTTTTTGACGAAGCAAATCAACTCAAACAAGAACCCTTCGCCTTGGTCAATGCCCGCATTGGCTATGAAGGTGGGAACTATGGAGTTTATTTGTTTGCTAATAACATTTTTGACAAAGAGTATTTAACAACAGCGTTTGAAATTTTACAACCTGTTGGAACCTATGGCGATCGCGCCACCTATGGCATTCAAGTCAGAGCTAACTTTTAG